A single genomic interval of Chitinophaga sp. 180180018-3 harbors:
- a CDS encoding aldose epimerase family protein — translation MNTKALTALLISGGSLLASCNNGKSAKHENKDSTETAATSPSSAKPANFGNADGQDVLQYTLRNANGMEVKFLNYGGIITDIITPDKNGQKGNVVLSYDSLSGYRQKGQPYFGALVGRYANRIANAKFKLDGKEYTLAANDHGNTLHGGLKGFDKVVWATEQAPTDTSVTLSYVSKDGEEGYPGQLTAKVTYTLTSDNALKIYYEAASTKPTPVNLTNHSYFNLSAGKDSTILGHELTLNAGKYTPVNDKLIPTGKQDPVKGTPMDFTTGKKIGADIDKVKGGYDHNFIADGASGELRKVATVYDPTSGRVMEVLTTQPGIQFYTGNFLDGTLTNTRNGQKYVQHAALCLETQHFPDSPNQPSFPSAILKPGETFKETTVYRFSTK, via the coding sequence ATGAACACTAAGGCGCTCACAGCGCTTTTGATCTCAGGCGGTTCCCTGTTGGCATCCTGCAACAATGGGAAGTCCGCGAAGCATGAGAACAAAGATTCCACGGAAACTGCAGCAACAAGCCCTTCTTCTGCCAAACCGGCTAACTTCGGTAATGCAGATGGACAGGACGTTTTGCAGTACACACTCAGGAACGCAAACGGAATGGAGGTGAAATTCCTCAACTATGGCGGCATTATTACCGACATCATCACTCCCGATAAGAACGGGCAGAAAGGTAACGTAGTATTGTCGTACGATTCCTTGTCCGGCTACCGCCAGAAAGGCCAACCCTACTTTGGCGCCCTGGTAGGCCGCTACGCCAACCGTATCGCCAACGCAAAATTTAAGCTCGACGGTAAGGAATACACGCTGGCGGCTAACGATCACGGCAACACGCTGCACGGTGGTCTGAAAGGTTTCGACAAAGTGGTATGGGCAACTGAACAGGCGCCAACCGACACGTCTGTAACATTATCGTATGTAAGCAAAGATGGGGAAGAAGGATATCCCGGTCAGCTTACTGCTAAAGTAACCTACACGCTGACTTCAGACAACGCACTGAAGATCTATTATGAAGCTGCCAGCACTAAGCCAACTCCGGTAAACCTGACCAATCACTCCTATTTCAATCTGTCTGCCGGTAAAGACAGCACCATTCTCGGACATGAGCTGACGCTGAACGCCGGCAAGTACACTCCGGTGAATGATAAACTCATTCCTACCGGTAAACAGGATCCTGTAAAAGGAACACCGATGGATTTCACCACCGGCAAAAAAATAGGTGCTGATATCGACAAGGTAAAAGGTGGCTATGATCACAACTTCATCGCCGACGGGGCATCCGGCGAGTTACGCAAAGTCGCTACTGTATACGATCCCACCAGCGGTCGTGTAATGGAAGTGCTTACCACCCAGCCAGGTATCCAGTTCTACACCGGCAACTTCCTGGACGGCACGCTTACGAATACACGTAACGGGCAAAAATACGTTCAGCACGCTGCGCTTTGCCTCGAAACCCAACACTTCCCTGATTCTCCGAATCAGCCATCCTTCCCGTCTGCTATCCTGAAACCAGGTGAGACGTTTAAGGAAACAACCGTGTATAGGTTTTCTACTAAATAA
- a CDS encoding RagB/SusD family nutrient uptake outer membrane protein, protein MQQIKNILLASALMFASCKSVLDVQPKGYYTSGNYWRNQSDAVDGVTGIYNILLEEDYTGFNEFVFDNCSDDQVRGGDHDYDAAIEAFTYDPSTYSVRVGWRWKYETINRANNVLIYVPKITDIDPAIKNRCLGEAHFFRAFAYWRLLLVYGDAPMVTEDDVLKANYTKPKVPADQLRAQIESDLLAAADQLPESYGSSDKGRVSKGTAWALLCKLYMNWEKMDKAIEFGSKVTTNANYALAPNYADNFKVATGNNSEMLLAVQTVDGNGYSDFITYHAPRNWNGWSFFYPTKGLVDEFEAGDPRKNICIMQPGDQVDIGTGIATYKADASWSGYHYKKFCAWKPSGGLDYSLKTPLMRSADIYLLVAEAKIRSKGAGAGDAEINAVRRRASATLAPVANAGMKELMHERRVELCGENERHQDLIRWDKAKLVDIASIYSMPKLAYDGSVIARGGTGRKFNRPKHYYFPMPQQEIDRSKGVLVQNPNF, encoded by the coding sequence ATGCAACAGATCAAAAATATATTGTTAGCATCTGCGCTGATGTTTGCCTCCTGCAAAAGCGTGCTTGATGTGCAGCCGAAAGGTTATTACACCTCCGGCAACTACTGGAGGAATCAGAGTGATGCCGTAGATGGCGTAACTGGTATCTATAACATTTTGCTGGAAGAAGATTACACCGGCTTCAATGAATTTGTGTTCGATAACTGTTCAGACGACCAGGTAAGAGGCGGTGATCATGACTATGATGCAGCTATAGAAGCCTTTACTTATGATCCATCTACCTACAGTGTAAGAGTGGGCTGGCGATGGAAATATGAAACCATCAACCGTGCTAATAACGTACTGATCTATGTTCCTAAAATAACAGATATAGATCCGGCTATTAAAAACCGTTGTTTGGGAGAAGCACATTTCTTCCGTGCTTTCGCCTACTGGCGTTTGTTGCTTGTTTATGGAGATGCGCCGATGGTAACAGAAGACGATGTATTGAAAGCGAATTACACCAAGCCTAAAGTACCAGCCGATCAACTTCGCGCGCAGATAGAAAGCGACCTGCTGGCAGCAGCCGATCAGCTGCCGGAGAGCTATGGCAGTAGCGACAAAGGCCGTGTAAGCAAGGGAACTGCCTGGGCATTACTTTGCAAGCTGTACATGAACTGGGAAAAAATGGATAAGGCCATTGAGTTCGGCAGCAAAGTAACTACCAATGCCAATTATGCACTGGCACCTAATTACGCAGACAACTTCAAAGTAGCTACCGGTAATAATTCCGAGATGCTGCTGGCCGTGCAAACAGTGGATGGCAATGGTTACTCTGATTTCATTACCTATCATGCCCCACGTAACTGGAATGGCTGGAGCTTCTTCTACCCTACCAAAGGGCTGGTAGATGAATTCGAAGCCGGCGATCCCCGCAAGAATATCTGTATCATGCAGCCCGGAGATCAGGTAGATATAGGAACAGGTATTGCAACTTATAAGGCAGATGCGTCCTGGAGCGGATACCACTATAAAAAGTTCTGTGCATGGAAACCATCAGGCGGTCTTGATTACTCGCTTAAAACGCCGCTAATGCGTTCTGCAGATATTTATCTGCTGGTAGCAGAAGCGAAGATCAGGAGCAAAGGCGCAGGAGCCGGCGATGCAGAAATCAATGCTGTTCGCCGCAGAGCCTCTGCCACATTAGCTCCGGTAGCCAATGCCGGCATGAAAGAACTCATGCACGAGCGCCGTGTAGAGCTCTGCGGAGAAAACGAACGCCACCAGGATCTGATCCGTTGGGATAAAGCCAAACTGGTTGATATCGCTTCCATCTACAGCATGCCCAAACTTGCCTATGATGGTAGTGTCATCGCCAGAGGTGGTACAGGCCGTAAGTTCAACCGTCCCAAGCACTATTATTTCCCAATGCCACAGCAGGAAATAGACAGGAGTAAGGGCGTGTTGGTGCAGAACCCGAATTTCTAG
- a CDS encoding TonB-dependent receptor encodes MIFLCSVCSTALAQRILTGKVTGAADGAGLPGVNVTVPGTGSGTATDSKGNYRLSLPDGAKSVYFSFIGFEPQTITIGDKTVINVSLGETAKGLGEVVVVGYGVQTRRDVTGTIASVKGADIKNLPVSDPAQAIQGRVSGVDIVRSDAAPGSAPDIRIRGTGTINNASPLVIIDGVPAGGLSDVSPNDIASMEVLKDASSSAIYGTRAANGVIIITTKRGNYGEKLKGSINVYRGVSNVTRYVPLLTAPDLVKLKQERYTNDGVAIEPIWKDPYYATQRTDWQRALFRSGNVTNVDASLRGGNQTSNYMLSAGYYNENGIITNSYFKRYNVRINSEHKLGKRVKIGENLQLTYRQNSGPDTYSSQTGLIFSALRFNPAIPVYNPDGSYGSSKASNELGDINNPVYTANTTDTWTKTYRMLASVYAEVEIMDGLTLRGNYGFDGSLANQYSFVPKVLDQTRTRDHAELFNKNESFNNQLGEVFLTYNKILGKIHHVTLTGGYSQQTYNGSYFRGDRWGYNDESPDQRVLSNGNDIHDAQGNYYNANAIASGFVRGFYGFKDKYLLTVTFRADGSSKFAPGQRWGYFPAFSAGWRISDEAFFKENVKAVSNLKITGGWGQLGNQNVTEFQYLAPIIKDRRYNFGENPYTGVWNSSLPNPDITWEKAEMTNISLEAGFLQNRLNATITWFNKNTRDMLVPAPEMDLHGTSAIPDRNIGQLNNKGWEVEVNYQGGEGAFRYNIGANASFIKNRVTKLYDPNSYIGSTAYGRQGQEISRTYVGQPLASFYGWKTNGIYQTQDDINKDPNIANDPNKDKIRPGDVRFVDTNGDGVIDDKDRVNLGSPNPKMVYGIQAGASWKGFDLSLSFAGVSGVKLYNADKMQGMDANYPYNMYADALNRWHGAGTSNSVPRMTLSNDNQNNRTSDRFVESGDYFSLRNASLGYTIPSKVWGHSGISELHVYVAAQNLFMLTSYSGLTPVFGYNNGTPDGNRQRGVDVAAYPQARTFTFGATLNF; translated from the coding sequence ATGATCTTCCTATGCTCAGTTTGCAGCACTGCGCTGGCGCAGAGGATCCTCACAGGAAAAGTAACGGGCGCGGCTGATGGGGCCGGTCTGCCCGGGGTTAATGTTACCGTGCCCGGCACAGGCAGCGGTACTGCCACCGATTCAAAAGGGAATTACCGCCTTTCTTTACCGGACGGTGCTAAATCGGTTTATTTCTCATTTATCGGGTTTGAACCACAAACTATCACCATTGGCGACAAAACCGTTATCAATGTATCGTTGGGAGAAACGGCCAAAGGGCTTGGCGAAGTAGTGGTAGTAGGTTACGGCGTGCAGACCCGCCGCGATGTAACGGGCACCATTGCATCCGTTAAAGGGGCCGATATTAAGAACCTGCCGGTATCGGATCCTGCTCAGGCCATACAGGGAAGGGTTTCAGGCGTCGACATCGTTCGTTCCGATGCAGCTCCCGGTAGTGCTCCGGATATACGTATCCGTGGTACAGGTACAATCAACAATGCATCGCCACTTGTTATCATCGATGGAGTACCTGCTGGTGGCCTTTCTGACGTAAGTCCTAATGATATCGCCTCCATGGAAGTACTGAAAGATGCATCATCTTCCGCTATCTATGGTACACGGGCAGCCAATGGTGTTATCATCATTACCACTAAAAGAGGTAACTATGGTGAAAAGCTGAAAGGATCCATCAACGTATACCGTGGCGTCAGCAACGTGACCCGTTATGTTCCGCTGCTCACTGCGCCGGATCTGGTGAAACTGAAGCAGGAACGTTACACCAACGATGGTGTGGCCATTGAGCCGATCTGGAAGGATCCGTATTATGCCACCCAGCGTACCGACTGGCAGCGCGCCTTGTTCCGCTCCGGTAATGTGACCAATGTGGATGCAAGCTTACGCGGAGGCAACCAGACCTCTAACTATATGCTCAGCGCAGGATATTATAATGAGAATGGTATCATCACTAATTCTTATTTCAAAAGATATAATGTACGTATCAACTCAGAACATAAACTTGGCAAAAGGGTTAAAATCGGAGAAAATCTGCAGTTGACTTATCGCCAGAACAGTGGCCCGGACACTTATTCATCACAAACAGGACTTATATTCAGCGCGCTTCGCTTCAACCCTGCCATTCCGGTATACAATCCTGATGGCAGCTATGGCAGCTCCAAAGCCAGCAATGAACTGGGCGATATCAATAACCCCGTGTATACTGCCAACACTACCGACACATGGACAAAGACTTACCGTATGCTGGCCAGTGTGTATGCAGAAGTGGAAATCATGGATGGCCTCACACTTCGTGGTAACTATGGGTTCGATGGTAGTCTTGCCAACCAATACAGCTTCGTGCCTAAAGTGCTGGATCAAACCAGAACACGTGATCATGCGGAACTGTTTAACAAAAATGAATCCTTCAATAACCAGCTGGGTGAAGTATTTCTGACTTATAACAAGATCCTCGGCAAGATACATCACGTTACCCTTACCGGTGGTTATTCCCAGCAAACCTATAATGGTTCTTACTTCCGGGGCGACCGTTGGGGCTATAATGATGAATCGCCCGACCAGCGTGTACTGAGTAACGGTAATGATATACATGATGCGCAGGGAAATTATTACAATGCCAATGCCATTGCCTCCGGCTTTGTGAGAGGTTTCTATGGGTTCAAAGACAAATACCTGCTTACCGTCACCTTCCGTGCAGATGGATCTTCCAAATTTGCTCCGGGCCAGCGTTGGGGATATTTCCCGGCATTCTCGGCAGGATGGCGTATTTCGGACGAAGCCTTCTTCAAGGAAAATGTAAAGGCAGTAAGCAACCTGAAAATCACAGGAGGCTGGGGACAGCTCGGTAATCAGAACGTAACTGAGTTTCAGTATCTCGCCCCTATTATCAAAGACCGTCGTTATAACTTTGGCGAAAACCCGTATACTGGCGTATGGAACTCCAGCCTGCCTAACCCCGATATCACCTGGGAAAAAGCTGAGATGACCAATATCAGCCTGGAAGCAGGTTTCCTCCAGAACAGGCTGAATGCCACCATTACCTGGTTTAATAAGAACACCCGCGACATGCTGGTGCCTGCACCGGAAATGGATCTGCATGGTACTTCTGCTATTCCTGACCGGAACATCGGCCAGCTGAACAACAAAGGATGGGAAGTGGAAGTGAACTACCAGGGCGGCGAAGGCGCATTCCGTTACAACATTGGCGCTAATGCCTCTTTCATTAAAAACAGGGTAACAAAGTTATATGATCCCAACTCTTATATCGGCTCAACCGCTTATGGCCGTCAGGGACAGGAAATTTCCCGTACTTATGTAGGACAGCCACTGGCTTCATTCTACGGCTGGAAAACCAATGGTATATATCAGACACAGGATGATATCAATAAAGATCCGAACATTGCCAACGATCCGAACAAGGATAAGATCCGTCCGGGTGATGTGCGCTTTGTGGATACCAACGGCGATGGCGTGATTGATGATAAAGACCGTGTGAACCTCGGCAGTCCGAATCCTAAAATGGTATACGGCATACAGGCAGGCGCCAGCTGGAAAGGTTTTGACCTGAGCCTGTCGTTCGCAGGTGTAAGCGGCGTAAAGCTCTATAACGCAGATAAAATGCAGGGTATGGATGCCAACTATCCGTACAATATGTATGCAGATGCGCTGAACCGCTGGCATGGCGCTGGTACCAGCAATTCAGTACCAAGAATGACATTGAGCAACGACAATCAGAACAACCGTACCTCCGACCGGTTTGTAGAAAGCGGCGATTATTTCTCTCTGAGGAATGCATCACTGGGCTATACCATTCCATCTAAAGTTTGGGGTCATAGCGGTATATCAGAGCTGCACGTATATGTGGCCGCGCAAAACCTGTTTATGCTGACCAGTTATTCCGGTCTGACTCCGGTATTCGGATACAACAACGGCACCCCCGATGGTAACCGCCAGCGTGGTGTAGACGTAGCTGCTTATCCGCAGGCGAGGACCTTTACTTTTGGTGCAACCCTTAACTTCTAA
- a CDS encoding prolyl oligopeptidase family serine peptidase yields MIKLSRLSGLLLLLVIPSLHSFAQQPLSRYTPSHEEIVQRYHKSKLLDSLTKKTVFRHNVDAHWLPGDTAFCYLAGNPDGDTTMYLVNASSGQKTIVADSLRKTRLLATGIVPELIRAHEPVRWDIFETDATSPDKQWKTEIINGNVYVKSLTTNAVTALTNDADTSRSYYGALAWSPDSRCFIGYKVRPVTDSSVFYVLSDVPGTTRGQLRSQSYKQPGDPFTTWQMLIFDPATRKVTPVKEDAIDFLGTPVLHWRHQQPGYFVYEKVDRGHQRFRVIEVNTTNGNTRTILEERTSTFIYESRLYTHYLPETNEMLLTSEKDGWRHIYLVNTLTGTQHQITKGPWVVRGVDSVDAVNREIWFRASGRNEGEDPYFVHHYRISFDGKKLLALTPDTGDHLVFFSPGRKYYIDKYSQVNVPPVNELRRTADGKLVATLEHADVSAWRALGVPFPEPFKATGRDGKTDIWGIVCRPSNFDTTKMYPVIENIYAGPQDAFVPKSFMSYYTEMQALADMGFIVVQIDGMGTANRSKAFHDVCWKNLADAGFPDRIRWIKALAEKYPFVDTSRVGIYGTSAGGQNALGGLLFHPEFYKAGVASCGCHDNRIDKQWWNEQWMGYPVGKHYDEQSNVTNAEKLKGSLLLIVGEADTNVPPESTYRVASALIKSGKTFEFLPLPGIGHTSGGTYGRQRRCDFFVRHLLQVTPPDINTNE; encoded by the coding sequence ATGATAAAGCTTTCCCGGCTCTCCGGCCTGTTGTTGCTGCTAGTAATCCCATCCCTGCATTCCTTTGCCCAGCAGCCGCTGAGCCGCTATACACCCAGCCATGAAGAAATAGTACAACGCTATCATAAAAGTAAACTGCTCGACAGCCTTACCAAAAAAACAGTGTTCAGGCATAATGTAGATGCCCACTGGCTTCCGGGCGATACCGCTTTCTGCTACCTGGCAGGCAACCCTGATGGAGATACTACGATGTACCTTGTGAATGCTTCTTCCGGGCAGAAAACCATCGTTGCAGATTCACTACGGAAAACGCGCCTGCTGGCCACTGGCATAGTTCCTGAACTGATACGCGCACACGAACCTGTACGCTGGGATATCTTTGAAACAGATGCCACTTCACCTGATAAGCAGTGGAAAACAGAAATTATTAACGGGAACGTATATGTGAAATCGCTCACAACAAACGCGGTTACTGCTTTAACCAACGATGCTGATACTTCCCGTAGCTATTACGGCGCCCTGGCCTGGTCGCCCGACAGCCGCTGCTTCATTGGCTACAAGGTGCGCCCGGTAACAGATTCTTCAGTGTTCTATGTATTGTCGGACGTGCCAGGTACCACCCGCGGTCAGCTGCGCTCCCAGTCATATAAACAACCTGGCGACCCATTCACCACCTGGCAGATGCTCATCTTCGATCCCGCCACCCGCAAAGTAACACCCGTAAAGGAAGATGCGATCGATTTCCTGGGAACGCCCGTACTTCACTGGCGTCATCAGCAACCGGGCTATTTCGTTTATGAAAAGGTAGATCGCGGCCACCAGCGTTTTCGCGTCATTGAAGTGAATACAACTAACGGAAACACCCGTACGATTTTGGAAGAGCGCACATCCACTTTTATATATGAATCCAGGCTTTATACACATTATTTACCCGAAACCAATGAAATGCTGTTAACTTCCGAGAAAGACGGATGGAGGCATATCTACCTCGTTAACACGCTTACCGGCACGCAACATCAAATAACCAAAGGCCCCTGGGTGGTCAGGGGTGTCGACAGCGTAGATGCGGTTAACCGCGAAATATGGTTCAGAGCCAGCGGCCGCAATGAAGGAGAAGATCCCTATTTCGTTCATCATTACCGGATCAGCTTCGATGGTAAAAAACTGCTGGCATTAACGCCGGATACCGGCGATCACCTGGTATTCTTTTCTCCCGGCCGCAAATATTATATCGATAAGTATTCACAGGTGAATGTGCCCCCCGTTAATGAACTCCGGCGTACGGCCGACGGAAAACTGGTAGCCACCCTCGAGCATGCTGATGTGAGCGCCTGGCGCGCACTGGGCGTGCCTTTTCCCGAACCGTTTAAAGCTACGGGCCGCGATGGTAAAACCGATATCTGGGGAATCGTTTGCCGCCCCTCCAACTTCGATACTACTAAGATGTATCCCGTCATCGAAAACATCTACGCCGGTCCTCAGGATGCTTTCGTCCCCAAAAGCTTCATGAGCTACTATACAGAAATGCAGGCCCTCGCTGATATGGGATTCATCGTTGTTCAAATCGATGGCATGGGAACCGCTAATCGCTCCAAGGCCTTTCATGATGTATGCTGGAAAAATCTGGCTGATGCCGGCTTCCCGGATCGAATACGCTGGATTAAAGCTTTGGCAGAAAAATATCCCTTCGTGGATACCTCACGGGTAGGGATATACGGAACTTCCGCAGGCGGACAAAATGCGCTGGGCGGACTCCTGTTCCATCCCGAATTCTATAAGGCCGGCGTAGCTTCCTGCGGTTGTCATGATAATCGTATCGACAAACAATGGTGGAACGAACAATGGATGGGCTATCCGGTGGGTAAACACTACGACGAACAATCCAATGTTACCAACGCAGAAAAACTCAAAGGCAGCCTGTTGCTCATCGTAGGGGAGGCCGATACCAATGTGCCGCCTGAATCTACCTACCGCGTTGCCAGCGCCCTTATTAAAAGCGGAAAAACTTTCGAATTCCTGCCACTCCCGGGAATAGGCCACACCAGCGGCGGTACATATGGAAGGCAGCGGCGCTGCGACTTCTTTGTGCGTCATCTCCTACAGGTGACACCACCTGATATCAATACAAACGAATAA
- a CDS encoding porin family protein produces MKIQSSFKWLLPALLIFGCMQANAQIDLGVRGGISIPNLTAGGSVKNPLNSGYSSRLGPDFGIFGEYHVSKLFSVEAMVDYSSQGGKKTGLQAFPNPMGPTPPYFYSDFKSEAKLNYLMVPILAKFGWNLGHSPLRLYVDAGPFFGFLLNAKQVVTGSGPIYLDEAGTQPTGQNFQSSSQNIKDQLNTFNIGISGNLGLAYLFGRNQVFIEGGGNYGFRNIQKNDGIGKNNTGAGTVCLGYGYRIKK; encoded by the coding sequence ATGAAAATCCAAAGCTCTTTTAAATGGCTCCTGCCTGCTCTCTTGATATTCGGTTGCATGCAGGCAAACGCACAGATTGACCTCGGTGTTCGCGGAGGCATCAGTATTCCCAATCTCACTGCCGGCGGCAGCGTAAAAAATCCTCTTAATAGCGGCTACAGCTCCCGACTGGGGCCTGATTTTGGCATATTCGGAGAATACCACGTCAGCAAACTTTTCTCTGTTGAAGCAATGGTCGATTACTCATCACAAGGAGGTAAGAAAACCGGGTTGCAGGCATTTCCCAATCCTATGGGGCCTACTCCTCCTTATTTTTACTCCGACTTCAAAAGTGAAGCAAAGCTCAATTATCTCATGGTGCCCATCCTGGCTAAATTCGGCTGGAACCTGGGTCACTCTCCTTTACGCCTCTACGTGGATGCCGGCCCCTTCTTCGGCTTCCTGCTAAACGCCAAACAGGTAGTAACAGGCAGTGGCCCGATTTATTTAGATGAAGCAGGTACACAGCCAACAGGCCAGAATTTCCAAAGCAGCTCACAGAATATCAAGGACCAGCTGAATACCTTCAATATTGGTATCAGTGGAAACCTCGGACTGGCTTATCTTTTCGGCCGTAACCAGGTATTCATCGAAGGTGGTGGCAACTATGGTTTCCGTAACATTCAGAAAAACGACGGTATCGGTAAAAATAACACCGGCGCTGGCACGGTTTGCCTGGGCTACGGATACAGAATTAAAAAGTAA
- a CDS encoding aldose 1-epimerase family protein: MIHISNEKLSVQLNPQGAELQSIIRKDSGLEYLWNGDPAFWAKRSPVLFPIVGGLKDNTYQYNGQQYTLGRHGFAREQLFTVTEQGSEHVRFLMSDNDATRKVYPFRFEFSILYLLQDDQLQVTYQVLNLDEKQLLFSVGAHPAFKLPLIPDTTYEDYYLYFNKEENAGIWPLSAGGQIETAPIPFLDHTHELPLKKSLFYNDALVFKSLESTAISIKSKRTPHSLTLEFEGFPYMGIWAAKDANFVCIEPWCGIADSVNASGLLEDKEGINRLAPNQTFERTWTATIN, from the coding sequence ATGATACATATTTCCAACGAAAAACTCTCCGTTCAGCTAAACCCTCAGGGAGCAGAATTGCAGAGCATTATCCGCAAAGACTCCGGTCTCGAATATCTTTGGAATGGAGACCCTGCCTTCTGGGCTAAACGAAGCCCGGTATTATTCCCGATAGTAGGTGGTTTAAAAGATAATACCTATCAGTATAACGGCCAGCAATATACGCTGGGCCGCCACGGCTTCGCCAGGGAACAGTTGTTTACAGTAACCGAACAGGGCAGTGAACATGTGAGATTTCTTATGTCCGACAACGATGCTACAAGAAAAGTATATCCATTTCGCTTCGAATTCAGCATACTGTATCTGCTGCAGGACGATCAGCTACAGGTAACTTACCAGGTACTGAACCTCGACGAAAAACAGTTGTTGTTTTCTGTAGGTGCGCATCCTGCATTTAAGCTACCGTTGATACCTGATACTACCTACGAGGATTACTACCTTTACTTCAACAAAGAAGAGAATGCCGGTATCTGGCCATTGTCAGCAGGTGGGCAAATAGAAACTGCTCCAATACCCTTCCTGGATCACACCCATGAACTACCCCTGAAGAAATCATTATTCTATAACGATGCACTGGTCTTCAAATCCCTGGAATCCACTGCCATCAGTATAAAAAGTAAACGCACTCCTCATAGCCTGACCCTCGAATTCGAGGGCTTCCCTTACATGGGTATCTGGGCTGCCAAAGATGCTAACTTCGTTTGTATCGAGCCCTGGTGCGGTATCGCCGACAGCGTAAACGCCTCCGGCCTCCTCGAAGATAAGGAAGGCATCAACCGCCTCGCTCCCAATCAAACCTTCGAACGTACCTGGACCGCTACTATTAATTAA